A region of Photobacterium sanguinicancri DNA encodes the following proteins:
- the rpsT gene encoding 30S ribosomal protein S20 produces MANIKSAKKRALTSEKRRQHNASRRSMMRTFFKKVIVAIEAGNKEAATAAFVEMQPVMDRMATKGLIHKNKAARHKARLAAKIKAL; encoded by the coding sequence TTGGCAAATATCAAATCTGCTAAGAAACGTGCACTAACTTCAGAAAAACGTCGCCAGCACAACGCTAGCCGTCGTTCTATGATGCGCACTTTCTTCAAAAAAGTTATCGTTGCTATTGAAGCAGGCAACAAAGAAGCTGCAACTGCTGCTTTCGTTGAAATGCAACCTGTTATGGATCGTATGGCTACTAAAGGCCTAATCCATAAAAACAAAGCTGCACGTCACAAAGCTCGCCTAGCGGCTAAAATCAAAGCTCTTTAA
- a CDS encoding ArsR/SmtB family transcription factor gives MDLQRMEQNAGQAVVLLKAMANERRLFILCYLLEGEMSVGMMCEKLQLSQSALSQHLAWLRRDGLVETRKESQTVYYRLKSEEVRAVIQLLHDMYCH, from the coding sequence ATGGATCTGCAACGAATGGAGCAGAATGCTGGGCAAGCAGTCGTATTACTCAAAGCCATGGCGAACGAAAGGCGTTTATTTATTCTTTGCTACTTGCTAGAAGGGGAAATGTCCGTCGGAATGATGTGTGAGAAGCTCCAATTGAGCCAATCAGCATTATCTCAACACTTAGCATGGCTAAGGCGTGATGGTTTGGTAGAGACGCGAAAAGAGTCACAAACAGTGTACTACCGTTTGAAGAGCGAAGAAGTACGCGCTGTGATTCAATTGCTGCACGATATGTATTGCCATTGA
- the nhaR gene encoding transcriptional activator NhaR, with the protein MSHLNYNHLYYFWMVCKQGSVTKAADALFLAPQTVTGQIRALEERMKGKLTKRVGRNIEPTELGQLVFKYADKMFDLSYEMLDIVNYTQRENQLLEVGVADALSKRLVSKVLLEGIPEDERIHLRCYESTHEMLLEQLSLHKLDMILSDCPVDSTQSPGLYSKKLGESSMSFFCSKPEKTLHFPACIEDYKLLIPGRRTAMGRKLHQWFDQQGITPNILGEFDDAALMKAFGAYHQSMFVAPSIYAEEIEEANNIREVKRVKEIKEEYYVIFAERMIMHPAVKKICEANFGKLFK; encoded by the coding sequence ATGTCTCATCTTAATTATAACCACCTGTATTACTTCTGGATGGTGTGCAAGCAAGGCTCAGTGACTAAGGCTGCTGATGCGCTTTTTCTCGCACCACAGACGGTGACAGGACAAATTCGTGCGTTAGAAGAACGAATGAAAGGGAAGCTGACAAAGCGTGTTGGGCGTAATATTGAACCAACAGAGCTAGGACAGTTGGTTTTTAAGTATGCCGATAAAATGTTTGATCTTAGTTACGAAATGCTGGATATCGTTAACTATACACAGCGTGAAAATCAGTTGCTGGAAGTTGGCGTAGCCGATGCTTTGTCTAAGCGCTTAGTCAGTAAGGTGTTGTTGGAAGGTATTCCGGAAGATGAGCGTATCCACTTGCGCTGCTATGAGTCCACTCATGAAATGTTGTTAGAGCAACTGTCGCTGCATAAATTGGACATGATTTTGTCTGACTGCCCGGTTGATTCAACCCAAAGCCCAGGCCTTTACAGTAAGAAGCTGGGTGAATCGAGCATGAGTTTTTTCTGCTCTAAGCCAGAAAAAACGCTACATTTCCCAGCCTGTATTGAAGATTATAAATTACTGATCCCTGGTCGCCGTACTGCGATGGGGCGGAAATTACATCAGTGGTTTGATCAGCAAGGGATCACACCAAATATTCTGGGTGAATTTGATGATGCGGCATTGATGAAGGCGTTTGGTGCCTACCATCAGTCGATGTTTGTTGCACCGTCAATTTATGCGGAAGAAATTGAAGAAGCAAACAACATTCGTGAAGTAAAACGGGTGAAAGAAATCAAAGAAGAGTATTACGTCATTTTTGCTGAACGGATGATTATGCACCCTGCGGTGAAAAAGATATGTGAAGCAAACTTTGGTAAGTTGTTTAAATAG
- the nhaA gene encoding Na+/H+ antiporter NhaA encodes MTDAIRKFLKLESAGGIILIIAAAIAMVIANSPLQSVYSGTLHSYVAGLSVEHWINDGLMAIFFMLIGLEVKRELIEGALNTKEKAIFPALAAVGGMVAPALVYVLFNYSDPIAITGWAIPAATDIAFALGIMALLGKRVPVSLKVFLLALAIIDDLGVIVIIALFYSSDLSTWALAVAFASTAALFIMNAKNVTKVSLYLIVGAILWFSVLKSGVHATLAGVVLGFAIPLSGKDGRSDKHSPLKHLEHVLHPYVAFLILPLFAFANAGISLDGVSVEGMTGMLPVGIALGLFIGKPLGIFTASYVAVKSGVAILPDGINFKHIFAVSVLCGIGFTMSIFISSLAFAGAPADFNTYSRLGILVGSTVAAIVGYIMLDRVLPKSEA; translated from the coding sequence ATGACCGATGCTATTCGTAAATTTTTAAAATTAGAGTCTGCTGGCGGTATTATCCTTATTATCGCAGCAGCTATCGCAATGGTTATTGCGAACTCACCATTACAATCAGTTTACTCAGGTACGCTTCATTCCTATGTTGCTGGCCTATCTGTAGAGCATTGGATCAATGATGGCTTAATGGCTATCTTCTTTATGCTTATCGGATTGGAAGTAAAGCGCGAACTTATTGAAGGTGCGCTGAATACGAAAGAAAAAGCGATTTTCCCTGCATTAGCAGCTGTTGGCGGCATGGTTGCACCAGCGTTAGTGTATGTACTATTTAACTATTCTGATCCTATTGCGATTACAGGCTGGGCGATCCCTGCTGCAACTGATATTGCATTTGCATTGGGTATTATGGCGTTACTGGGTAAACGTGTACCCGTTAGCTTAAAAGTGTTCCTGTTAGCGCTGGCGATTATTGATGACCTTGGTGTTATCGTGATTATCGCTTTGTTCTACAGCAGCGACTTGTCTACTTGGGCATTGGCTGTGGCATTTGCTTCAACAGCGGCACTATTTATCATGAACGCTAAAAATGTCACGAAAGTCTCACTCTACTTAATTGTGGGTGCGATATTGTGGTTCAGCGTCTTGAAATCAGGTGTGCACGCAACACTTGCAGGTGTGGTGTTAGGCTTTGCGATTCCATTAAGTGGTAAAGATGGCCGTTCAGACAAGCACTCACCGCTTAAACACCTAGAGCATGTACTACATCCATACGTTGCTTTCTTGATTCTTCCTCTGTTTGCTTTTGCAAATGCAGGTATTTCTTTGGACGGTGTATCAGTAGAAGGTATGACAGGCATGTTACCTGTTGGTATCGCTCTGGGTCTGTTCATTGGTAAACCACTGGGGATCTTTACTGCAAGTTATGTCGCAGTAAAAAGCGGTGTAGCGATACTACCTGACGGCATTAACTTCAAGCATATTTTTGCAGTGTCGGTGCTGTGTGGTATTGGTTTCACCATGTCGATCTTTATTTCTTCATTGGCTTTTGCTGGTGCGCCAGCAGACTTCAATACTTATTCTCGTTTAGGTATTTTAGTTGGGTCAACGGTAGCGGCAATCGTGGGCTACATTATGCTAGACCGCGTGCTACCTAAATCGGAGGCGTAA
- a CDS encoding Na/Pi symporter, with protein sequence MNTQATTAAPQNSSMRWVRWANLAFMLYILLVAVSMVSSGFKWSVGEQAKTLFEFASHPVAGLMIGLVATALIQSSSTVTSIIVGLVAGGLPVETAIPMVMGANIGTTLTNTLVSLGHARCKEEFRRAFASATVHDFFNLLAVSIFLPLEMMFGILDKISTWLVSPLLDAGDMSMKGLNFMKPLTQPAVDLVKGPLSTFGNMGGVALIVIGIALIFIAITAMGKLMRSLMVGRAKDILKSAIGRGPLHGIASGTVVTILVQSSSTTTSLMVPLVGTGVLKVREVYPFTLGANIGTCITALLAATAISGDNAVFALQIALVHLVFNILATVLIFGVPFLRELPLKGAFYLGDLATKSKAAVFGYISLVFGILPLTILGLTA encoded by the coding sequence ATGAATACCCAAGCCACTACTGCTGCGCCACAAAACAGCTCTATGCGTTGGGTCCGCTGGGCTAACCTAGCGTTCATGCTGTACATTCTGCTTGTTGCTGTATCTATGGTCAGCAGCGGCTTTAAATGGTCTGTTGGTGAACAAGCAAAAACTTTATTTGAATTTGCCTCTCACCCTGTAGCAGGCTTAATGATTGGCTTAGTAGCAACGGCGCTTATCCAATCTTCAAGCACGGTGACATCAATCATTGTAGGTCTAGTGGCAGGTGGTTTACCTGTAGAAACCGCGATTCCTATGGTTATGGGTGCCAATATTGGTACAACGTTAACCAACACCTTGGTAAGTTTAGGCCATGCGCGTTGTAAAGAAGAATTCCGTCGTGCCTTTGCAAGTGCAACCGTACATGACTTCTTTAACCTATTGGCTGTTTCTATCTTCCTACCGTTAGAAATGATGTTCGGCATACTAGACAAAATTTCAACGTGGTTAGTATCACCATTGCTGGATGCAGGCGACATGAGCATGAAGGGATTAAACTTCATGAAACCGCTGACTCAGCCTGCTGTTGACCTTGTAAAAGGCCCATTAAGCACATTTGGTAACATGGGTGGTGTTGCACTTATCGTTATCGGTATTGCGCTTATCTTTATTGCGATTACGGCAATGGGTAAACTTATGCGTAGCCTTATGGTTGGCCGTGCAAAAGACATCCTAAAGAGCGCAATTGGTCGTGGTCCGCTACATGGCATCGCATCAGGTACTGTTGTTACTATCCTTGTTCAGTCGTCTTCTACGACAACAAGTTTGATGGTGCCACTTGTAGGTACTGGTGTACTAAAAGTACGTGAAGTTTACCCTTTCACTTTGGGTGCAAACATTGGTACATGTATCACGGCGTTACTAGCAGCAACCGCTATCTCTGGTGATAACGCAGTATTCGCACTACAAATTGCATTAGTACACTTAGTTTTCAACATACTAGCAACTGTGCTTATCTTTGGTGTGCCATTCCTACGTGAATTACCGCTGAAAGGCGCATTCTACCTAGGTGACCTAGCAACCAAGAGCAAAGCAGCTGTATTTGGTTACATTAGTTTAGTGTTTGGTATTCTACCACTGACCATCCTAGGCCTAACGGCGTAA
- a CDS encoding thymidylate synthase gives MKQYLDLCQRIVDDGVWIENERTNKRCLTVVNADLTFDVANNEFPLITTRKSFWKSAIAELLGYLRGYDNAADFRALGTKTWDMNANENQAWLNNPHRKGHDDMGRVYGVQGRSWQKPDGTTIDQLRKIVDNLSKGIDDRGEIMTFYNLGEFDLGCLRPCMHTHTFSLLGDTLHLTSYQRSCDVPLGLNFNQIQVFTLLALMAQITGLKAGKAYHKIVNAHIYEDQLELMRDVQLQREPFASPQLIINPKIKSLEDLETWVTMDDFEVVGYEHHEAIKYPFSV, from the coding sequence ATGAAGCAGTATTTAGATCTCTGTCAGCGTATTGTTGACGACGGTGTTTGGATTGAAAACGAACGCACTAACAAACGTTGTTTAACCGTTGTGAATGCTGACTTAACGTTCGATGTCGCCAATAATGAATTTCCACTGATCACCACCCGCAAAAGCTTTTGGAAATCGGCGATTGCAGAGTTATTGGGCTACTTACGTGGATATGATAACGCGGCTGACTTTCGTGCATTAGGGACTAAAACCTGGGACATGAATGCCAATGAAAACCAAGCATGGTTGAATAACCCGCACCGTAAAGGCCATGACGACATGGGTCGAGTATATGGTGTTCAAGGTCGTAGTTGGCAAAAGCCTGATGGTACAACTATCGATCAGCTGCGTAAGATTGTCGATAACCTTTCAAAGGGCATTGATGACCGTGGTGAAATTATGACGTTCTATAACCTAGGTGAATTTGATTTAGGTTGTCTTCGCCCTTGTATGCACACCCACACCTTCTCGCTACTTGGCGATACGCTACATCTCACAAGTTACCAGCGTTCATGCGATGTGCCACTAGGCCTAAACTTCAATCAAATTCAGGTATTCACCTTGCTAGCCTTGATGGCGCAGATCACAGGCTTGAAAGCAGGTAAGGCGTACCACAAAATTGTTAATGCTCACATTTATGAAGATCAATTAGAGCTTATGCGTGATGTTCAACTTCAACGTGAGCCGTTTGCATCACCACAATTAATCATCAACCCTAAAATCAAATCGCTTGAAGATTTAGAAACGTGGGTAACAATGGATGATTTTGAAGTCGTGGGTTATGAGCATCATGAAGCGATTAAATATCCATTTTCTGTATAA
- the lgt gene encoding prolipoprotein diacylglyceryl transferase yields the protein MSQGFFTFPNIDPILIEIGPLAIRWYGLMYLLGFVFAMWLANRRADKPNSGWTREQVSDLLFAGFLGVVLGGRIGYVLFYNFGLFLDNPLYLFQVWTGGMSFHGGLLGVITAMFWYAYKNGRTFFGVADFVAPLVPFGLGVGRLGNFINGELWGRVSDVPWAIVFPTGGPLPRHPSQLYEFFLEGVVLLIILNLFIRKPRPAGAASGLFLFGYGSFRFIVEYFREPDAQLGLFGGWISMGQILSLPMVIGGLLMMLWAYKMQPKGKTA from the coding sequence ATGAGCCAAGGATTTTTTACATTCCCTAATATCGACCCGATATTAATTGAAATTGGTCCGCTAGCAATTCGCTGGTACGGATTAATGTACCTACTCGGTTTTGTGTTTGCTATGTGGTTAGCCAACCGTCGTGCAGATAAACCGAATAGCGGTTGGACACGCGAGCAAGTTAGCGACTTATTGTTTGCTGGTTTTCTTGGTGTTGTACTTGGCGGGCGTATTGGTTACGTGCTGTTTTATAACTTTGGCTTGTTCTTAGATAATCCTCTTTACCTATTCCAAGTATGGACTGGAGGCATGTCCTTCCATGGTGGTTTACTTGGTGTGATCACGGCAATGTTCTGGTACGCCTATAAGAATGGTCGTACTTTCTTTGGGGTTGCAGACTTTGTCGCGCCACTTGTGCCGTTTGGTTTAGGTGTTGGCCGTTTAGGTAACTTTATTAATGGTGAGCTTTGGGGCCGAGTGAGTGATGTGCCTTGGGCGATTGTCTTCCCAACGGGAGGGCCACTGCCTCGTCACCCTTCACAGCTGTATGAATTCTTCCTTGAAGGTGTTGTGCTGCTGATTATCCTTAATCTCTTTATCCGTAAGCCACGTCCTGCGGGCGCAGCATCAGGCTTGTTCCTATTTGGTTACGGTAGCTTCCGCTTTATTGTGGAGTACTTCCGTGAGCCGGATGCGCAGCTTGGGTTATTTGGCGGTTGGATCAGTATGGGCCAAATATTGTCGTTGCCTATGGTGATCGGTGGGCTGTTAATGATGTTATGGGCGTATAAAATGCAGCCGAAAGGTAAAACTGCATAA
- a CDS encoding sulfite exporter TauE/SafE family protein, translating to MESTLWLFAMCLVLGSVVGLLAGLLGIGGGLLVVPALVWLLPQAGIANDMVMHIALATSLASIVLTSGSSARNHLRLGNVDLKVVKMLAPGIVLGGLGGSIIAELVPAALLPKIFAGIVLFLALQMLASIRFSTHQRTLPSSAKCICSGGVIGVVSSLAGIGGGSLTVPYLNWHGLEMRRAIGSASLAGAIIAVAGMLGFIAAGVGDEALPPMSVGYVYLPALIGIVSTSMLTTRYGAALVSKMPTPTLKKIFAVFLLFISFKMFIG from the coding sequence ATGGAATCCACGTTATGGCTGTTTGCCATGTGCTTGGTGCTAGGTAGTGTTGTAGGTTTACTCGCTGGCTTGTTAGGAATTGGTGGTGGTTTGCTGGTGGTGCCCGCGTTAGTGTGGTTATTACCGCAGGCTGGTATTGCCAATGACATGGTCATGCACATCGCACTTGCAACGTCATTAGCCAGTATCGTGCTGACATCGGGATCATCTGCGCGTAATCACCTGCGATTAGGTAACGTTGATCTTAAAGTGGTAAAGATGCTGGCGCCAGGTATTGTGCTTGGTGGTTTGGGCGGCAGCATTATAGCTGAACTTGTCCCTGCGGCATTGTTGCCAAAGATTTTTGCGGGGATAGTCCTGTTCCTTGCCTTGCAAATGTTAGCGTCGATTCGTTTTTCGACCCACCAACGCACATTACCTAGCTCGGCGAAATGTATCTGTAGTGGTGGTGTGATTGGTGTTGTGTCAAGCCTTGCCGGTATTGGTGGTGGTTCCCTTACTGTGCCTTATTTAAATTGGCATGGTCTTGAAATGCGCCGTGCGATTGGCAGTGCTTCATTGGCTGGAGCAATTATTGCTGTTGCCGGTATGCTAGGCTTTATTGCAGCTGGTGTGGGAGATGAAGCGCTACCCCCGATGAGTGTGGGTTATGTTTATTTACCCGCTTTAATTGGGATCGTCTCGACATCAATGTTAACAACCCGCTATGGTGCAGCATTGGTAAGTAAAATGCCGACGCCAACGTTAAAGAAAATATTCGCTGTTTTTTTACTTTTTATCAGTTTCAAAATGTTCATCGGTTAA
- the ptsP gene encoding phosphoenolpyruvate--protein phosphotransferase has product MLTQLREIVEKVASAETLIDALDQLVISTCQAMNTDCCSVYIADYKRQEYTLMATQGLVKTRHHVGMGFDEGLVGLVGRRAEPINIANARSHPQFKHLPGTGEEHFGSFFGTPITHQRKVLGVLVIQQKDRREFDESEESFMVTLAAQLAVILAHAKAQGMWPDQHDGLHLIGSASSQGVAVAKAWWDDNQPRLEHVLPASSLNLDNEKERLTIAIDLASNEFRRLRKRFDSELHKETLAIFDLFSHLLNDPMLRKDLFAKVASGDQAEWAIRQVVEAYSTRFSNMKDAYLKERAHDIRELGQRLLFFLQNEDVIEYQWDEPRVLLTRELTAAMLATIPRDKLAGVVAQEGAANSHAAILSRALGIPAIMGVDFIPEKIHNCQVVVDGYRGDFLVNPNRHVLKEYRRLLREENELDKTVESALANCAVTKDNQRVYVHLNAGLSADTSIAVNRGVDGVGLYRTEVPFLLQRSFPSEEEQTAQYRSILALYPNKPVVMRTLDIGGDKPLPYLSIEEDNPFLGWRGIRFTLDHPEIFLIQVRAMLKASIGLDNMDILLPMISGVAELDESIILIERAFEEVSKHAQQQGKVLHRPRLGIMIEVPSILYQLPALKGKVDFISVGSNDLTQYLLAVDRNNARVANVYDALHPAVLHALKHILTSSQQLGIPVSVCGELAGDPVGALLLVGMGYRSLSMNTRNVAKIKYILRQITSDEMSALTQQVMMSSLATDVRATTTRFVEDKGLGGFIRAGK; this is encoded by the coding sequence ATGCTGACACAGCTCAGAGAAATTGTAGAAAAAGTTGCCAGTGCTGAAACCCTGATCGATGCGCTCGACCAGTTAGTGATCAGCACCTGCCAGGCAATGAATACCGATTGTTGCTCGGTGTATATCGCTGACTATAAACGTCAGGAATACACCTTGATGGCAACGCAGGGCCTTGTCAAAACCCGACACCATGTTGGCATGGGTTTTGATGAAGGCTTAGTCGGGTTAGTTGGCCGTCGTGCCGAACCTATCAATATCGCCAATGCGCGATCGCATCCCCAATTTAAACACCTACCTGGTACGGGAGAGGAGCACTTTGGTTCTTTCTTTGGTACCCCGATAACGCACCAGCGTAAAGTGTTAGGTGTACTGGTTATTCAGCAAAAAGATCGCCGTGAGTTCGATGAAAGCGAAGAGTCCTTCATGGTGACACTCGCGGCGCAGCTCGCGGTGATCCTTGCCCATGCTAAAGCACAAGGTATGTGGCCAGATCAGCATGATGGTTTGCATTTAATTGGTTCTGCTTCGTCGCAAGGGGTCGCAGTTGCGAAAGCATGGTGGGATGATAACCAGCCACGTTTAGAGCACGTATTACCTGCCTCTTCACTTAATTTAGATAATGAGAAAGAGCGTCTTACGATTGCAATTGATCTGGCGAGTAATGAATTTCGTCGGCTACGTAAACGTTTTGATAGTGAGCTTCATAAAGAAACATTGGCGATTTTTGATCTGTTCAGCCATCTGCTCAATGATCCTATGTTACGTAAAGATCTGTTTGCGAAAGTGGCATCGGGTGATCAAGCTGAGTGGGCAATCCGTCAAGTGGTGGAAGCGTATTCGACTCGTTTCTCTAATATGAAAGATGCGTATCTCAAAGAGCGTGCGCATGATATTCGTGAGCTCGGTCAGCGCCTGTTGTTCTTTTTGCAAAATGAAGATGTCATTGAATATCAGTGGGATGAACCGCGTGTACTGTTAACGCGAGAATTAACTGCTGCAATGTTGGCGACCATTCCTCGCGATAAATTGGCAGGGGTAGTGGCACAAGAAGGTGCAGCGAACTCACATGCTGCAATCTTATCTCGCGCTCTCGGTATTCCTGCGATTATGGGGGTCGATTTTATCCCTGAGAAAATCCATAACTGCCAAGTGGTTGTTGATGGTTATCGCGGGGATTTTTTGGTGAATCCCAATCGCCATGTATTAAAAGAATACCGACGTTTATTACGCGAAGAAAATGAGTTAGACAAAACGGTCGAAAGTGCATTAGCTAATTGTGCGGTTACCAAAGATAACCAGCGTGTTTATGTTCACCTTAATGCAGGTCTGAGTGCCGATACCAGTATTGCTGTAAACCGTGGTGTCGATGGTGTCGGTTTATATCGGACAGAGGTCCCTTTTTTATTGCAGCGCAGTTTCCCTTCTGAGGAAGAACAAACGGCACAATATCGCTCTATTCTGGCGCTATACCCGAATAAACCAGTGGTGATGCGGACCCTTGATATTGGTGGTGATAAGCCTCTACCTTACCTATCCATCGAAGAAGATAATCCTTTCCTCGGTTGGCGTGGTATTCGATTTACCTTGGATCATCCAGAAATCTTTTTGATCCAAGTACGGGCGATGTTAAAAGCCAGTATTGGTTTAGATAATATGGATATTTTGCTACCGATGATCTCTGGGGTAGCTGAATTAGATGAATCGATTATTTTGATTGAACGTGCGTTTGAGGAAGTGAGCAAACATGCGCAGCAACAGGGTAAAGTACTGCATCGTCCTCGCTTAGGGATCATGATCGAAGTGCCTTCAATTTTGTATCAATTGCCGGCGTTGAAAGGCAAAGTAGACTTCATTTCGGTGGGAAGTAATGATTTAACCCAATATTTATTAGCCGTTGATCGGAACAATGCACGGGTTGCCAATGTCTATGATGCATTACACCCTGCAGTTTTACATGCATTGAAGCATATTTTAACGTCTAGTCAGCAACTTGGTATTCCTGTTAGTGTGTGTGGCGAGTTGGCAGGTGATCCTGTTGGTGCGCTGTTGCTGGTGGGCATGGGCTATCGTTCGCTGAGTATGAATACGCGTAACGTAGCCAAAATTAAATATATCCTTCGTCAGATCACGTCTGATGAAATGTCGGCATTGACGCAACAAGTAATGATGTCGTCTTTGGCGACGGATGTTAGAGCGACAACAACTCGTTTCGTCGAAGACAAAGGTCTTGGCGGCTTTATTCGTGCAGGTAAGTAG
- the rppH gene encoding RNA pyrophosphohydrolase yields the protein MIDGDGYRPNVGIVICNSHGQVFWARRYGQHSWQFPQGGIDEGETPEQAMYRELYEEVGLTKKDVRIIASSRHWLRYKLPKRLVRWDSKPVCIGQKQKWFLLSLECDESKVNMQRGSTPEFDGWRWVSYWYPVRQVVSFKRDVYRRALKEFAAVAMPFKERKERRVKRHKGRR from the coding sequence GTGATAGATGGCGATGGATACCGTCCTAATGTCGGGATAGTTATCTGTAATAGCCACGGCCAGGTATTCTGGGCTCGACGATATGGACAACATTCTTGGCAGTTTCCACAAGGTGGCATTGATGAAGGGGAAACCCCAGAACAAGCCATGTACCGAGAATTGTATGAGGAAGTAGGGCTTACCAAAAAGGATGTAAGGATCATAGCCTCCAGCCGCCATTGGCTGCGCTATAAATTGCCTAAACGTCTAGTGCGGTGGGACTCGAAACCCGTTTGTATCGGGCAGAAGCAAAAATGGTTTTTGCTTAGCCTAGAATGCGATGAGTCAAAGGTGAATATGCAGCGTGGGAGCACGCCGGAATTTGATGGTTGGCGATGGGTCAGTTATTGGTATCCGGTGCGTCAGGTGGTGTCTTTTAAGCGCGATGTATACCGACGTGCACTAAAAGAATTTGCCGCAGTGGCGATGCCATTTAAGGAACGTAAAGAGCGTAGAGTGAAGCGTCACAAGGGTCGCCGTTAA
- the mutH gene encoding DNA mismatch repair endonuclease MutH, giving the protein MTRISTPLPPQTEQELLSRAQALAGLTLGELAAQAGIIPPPDLRRDKGWVGQLLEWHLGASAGSKPVPDFIELGIELKTIPIGYHGRPLETTFVCVAPLIGLHGLNWENSHIRHKLAKVLWVPVEGERDIPLADRHVGSPLLWQPSEEEENQLRQDWEELMDMIVLGQVELITAKHGEVLQLRPKAANNKALTEAYGANGQPIKTLPRGFYIKTHFTAAILAKHFII; this is encoded by the coding sequence ATGACGCGTATTTCTACCCCCTTACCACCCCAGACTGAACAAGAACTGCTTAGCCGCGCACAAGCGTTAGCTGGCCTAACACTCGGGGAACTTGCAGCCCAAGCAGGGATCATTCCGCCACCCGATCTGCGTCGAGATAAAGGTTGGGTTGGTCAGTTACTTGAGTGGCACTTAGGGGCAAGCGCGGGCAGCAAACCCGTTCCTGACTTTATCGAGTTAGGCATAGAGCTTAAAACTATTCCTATTGGCTATCACGGCAGACCATTGGAAACGACCTTTGTTTGTGTCGCACCACTGATTGGATTACATGGTTTAAATTGGGAAAACAGCCACATTCGACATAAATTGGCCAAGGTATTATGGGTGCCCGTCGAAGGGGAACGTGATATTCCGCTAGCGGATCGCCATGTTGGATCACCACTATTATGGCAACCATCAGAAGAAGAAGAGAACCAGCTTCGCCAAGACTGGGAAGAGCTCATGGACATGATTGTATTAGGCCAAGTAGAACTTATTACGGCTAAACATGGTGAAGTACTGCAATTACGCCCCAAAGCTGCCAATAATAAAGCACTAACGGAAGCGTACGGCGCCAATGGCCAACCAATAAAAACACTCCCTCGTGGTTTTTATATAAAGACTCACTTCACCGCAGCCATTCTCGCCAAACATTTCATCATCTAA
- a CDS encoding DUF6482 family protein gives MKLTQLKHWLKSPEQPKPKCIVTSHAGMADYLMEIEFKHQLVPLKDDADGMLTFRNMEQVGELLKPLGIDTVTLRVIDPYDEFSSDNQLSCCHQDMTITL, from the coding sequence ATGAAGTTAACGCAGCTAAAGCACTGGCTGAAATCGCCGGAACAACCCAAACCGAAATGTATCGTAACAAGTCATGCTGGTATGGCGGATTACTTGATGGAGATTGAGTTTAAGCACCAGTTAGTACCATTAAAAGATGACGCAGATGGCATGCTCACATTTCGGAATATGGAGCAAGTTGGTGAGCTTTTAAAACCTTTAGGGATAGATACTGTAACGCTACGAGTCATTGACCCTTATGATGAATTTTCATCTGATAATCAACTATCTTGTTGTCACCAAGACATGACGATTACTCTGTAA